One window of the Chryseotalea sp. WA131a genome contains the following:
- a CDS encoding peptidylprolyl isomerase produces MALIGTLREKMTKWVVGFVAIAILSFILNDLFGNGPRSIFNTKDDSVGEIGGTSISREEYQNLVQEQENNYQLSTGRQPGEKERPTLQMQAWELLVLKHGIKPEFEKLGVEVSGSEKSDMIFGKNIDENVKQSFLDSAGNFDRQGLSRFITELDGPAPIEPRMNAMFNNRKYQWESFKKSLFSGRERIKYENLLIKTNYVTNAEAERDYHLQNDVAEAKYLYVPFYAISDTVVTPTDSQLRDYYSKNKERFKTSETRSLSYVGFPVVASSADSANLLTEAQRFANEFKTVTDDSTFAISNSDSKEAFTKFNASTLPAGLNEPSKLVVGNVMGPYLDNGAYKVVKIVKIGSDTTYFAKANHILVKWDDETDAGKKAAKEKARKVLADLKGGASFSDKAREFSADKSNSNRGGELPWFPKGQMVKPFEKAVFDAKKTGLIGDLVETQYGYHIIEVTSVKENATYSVATIELQITPSDDTQNAAYLKAQNFLAQIANVNEFKEKAKKENLFVQEANDLSSSERRIGNLGDARQMITWLYRDGKVDKISDVFDLDDTYVVAIMTGKMDEGFKPFEKVKEEITPIVKNQVKGEKIIEKLTAQKGTLEEIAAAYGKDASVNSASDIKLNSNSLASVGIEPKAVGVAFSLESGKRSKPFAGENGVLIVETQNKTIAPEIGDYTMFKNQLLQGLNGKSSFGIAQAIKEAAKIEDQRYKFF; encoded by the coding sequence ATGGCATTGATTGGAACTTTACGCGAAAAGATGACCAAATGGGTTGTGGGCTTTGTGGCCATCGCCATTCTTTCATTTATCTTAAACGATCTTTTTGGAAACGGTCCACGTTCCATTTTTAATACAAAAGATGACTCCGTTGGCGAAATTGGTGGTACTAGCATATCTCGTGAAGAGTATCAGAACTTGGTGCAAGAACAAGAAAATAACTATCAGCTAAGCACCGGACGCCAGCCTGGAGAGAAAGAAAGGCCTACGTTACAAATGCAAGCTTGGGAGCTCTTAGTTCTTAAACACGGTATTAAGCCTGAATTCGAAAAACTGGGTGTGGAAGTTTCTGGCTCTGAGAAATCGGATATGATTTTCGGAAAAAATATCGATGAAAATGTAAAGCAGTCTTTCTTGGATTCAGCTGGAAATTTTGACCGACAAGGCCTTAGTAGATTTATTACGGAATTAGATGGACCAGCTCCAATAGAACCAAGAATGAACGCCATGTTCAATAATAGAAAATATCAATGGGAGTCATTCAAAAAAAGTTTGTTCTCAGGCCGCGAGCGGATTAAGTATGAAAATCTGTTGATCAAAACCAATTACGTTACCAACGCGGAGGCTGAAAGAGATTATCATTTGCAAAACGATGTAGCCGAAGCCAAATATTTGTACGTGCCCTTCTATGCTATCAGCGATACGGTTGTAACGCCAACCGATAGCCAGTTGCGCGATTACTATTCTAAAAACAAAGAGCGCTTCAAGACATCTGAAACTCGAAGCTTGAGCTATGTTGGATTTCCAGTAGTAGCATCGTCTGCCGATTCTGCTAACTTATTGACCGAGGCACAACGTTTTGCGAATGAGTTCAAAACCGTTACCGATGATTCAACCTTTGCGATTTCCAATAGCGACAGCAAAGAGGCCTTCACAAAGTTTAATGCTTCTACATTACCTGCTGGTCTTAATGAGCCTTCAAAGCTTGTGGTTGGAAATGTAATGGGCCCATACTTAGACAACGGAGCATACAAAGTAGTGAAGATTGTAAAGATTGGTAGCGATACCACTTATTTCGCCAAGGCAAATCATATCTTAGTTAAATGGGATGATGAAACAGATGCCGGAAAGAAAGCAGCAAAAGAGAAAGCAAGGAAGGTATTGGCTGACCTTAAAGGCGGTGCTAGCTTTTCTGATAAGGCGCGTGAGTTTAGTGCTGATAAGTCTAATTCCAATCGTGGCGGAGAACTGCCTTGGTTTCCAAAAGGACAAATGGTAAAGCCTTTTGAAAAAGCTGTATTCGATGCAAAGAAAACTGGCCTGATAGGTGATTTAGTCGAAACACAATATGGTTATCATATCATTGAAGTAACCAGCGTAAAAGAAAATGCTACCTACTCGGTGGCCACCATTGAGTTGCAAATTACGCCAAGCGATGACACGCAAAATGCAGCCTATTTGAAAGCCCAAAATTTTCTGGCACAGATTGCCAACGTAAACGAGTTCAAAGAAAAAGCCAAAAAAGAAAACTTGTTTGTGCAAGAGGCCAACGACCTGAGTTCATCTGAGCGCAGGATCGGCAATTTGGGAGATGCTCGTCAAATGATCACATGGCTTTATCGCGATGGCAAAGTGGACAAAATATCGGATGTATTTGATTTGGATGATACGTATGTGGTGGCCATCATGACAGGAAAAATGGACGAGGGTTTTAAGCCATTCGAAAAAGTGAAAGAAGAAATTACGCCTATAGTAAAGAACCAGGTAAAAGGCGAAAAAATTATTGAAAAGTTAACTGCCCAAAAAGGAACATTGGAAGAGATAGCCGCTGCCTACGGTAAAGATGCTTCTGTAAATTCTGCCAGCGATATCAAGTTGAATTCAAATTCATTGGCTTCGGTGGGCATCGAGCCAAAAGCGGTGGGCGTTGCCTTCTCT
- a CDS encoding HlyC/CorC family transporter has translation MDSGAYLMIFTTLVFSFFFSGIEIAFLSANKLQIELQAKQGVLWGTIMSKFMKNPSTFIGTTLIGNTLALVLFGIYMAQLIEPWLTANLPSGINDEIFVLVFQTLISTLFILFTAEFLPKSLFLINPNAMLAALAIPFRIIYVLLAPLTFSIVYLSKQTIIHVLRIEYSEEKPIFGLTDLNHYLKNMMKVRHEDEEIELDKKILTNAMEFKTVRIRDCMIPRTEVTAISVEDGIEKLKETFIQSGHSKILIYKESIEDVIGYCHSAALFKKPQRIEDILTPIPLVQETMLANDLMVQLIKERKSVALVVDEFGGTSGIVSMEDVIEEIFGEIEDEHDNDDLVEIKIEDNLYRFSARLEVDYLNEKFKINLPTGEYETLAGLILAYTEDFPKQGDTIMIEGHSFTIEKTENKRIDTVKLAVASPEA, from the coding sequence ATGGACTCCGGAGCCTATCTCATGATTTTTACCACGCTGGTCTTTTCCTTTTTCTTCTCGGGGATCGAGATCGCGTTTCTATCAGCCAATAAACTGCAGATTGAGTTGCAAGCCAAACAAGGTGTGCTGTGGGGCACCATCATGTCAAAGTTCATGAAAAACCCTTCCACCTTTATTGGCACAACGCTTATTGGCAACACCCTGGCACTGGTGCTTTTCGGCATTTATATGGCGCAGCTCATTGAGCCGTGGCTAACCGCTAACTTACCATCCGGCATAAACGATGAAATTTTTGTTCTCGTTTTTCAAACGTTGATCTCCACCTTATTTATTCTGTTCACTGCAGAGTTTTTGCCCAAAAGTTTATTCCTCATCAACCCCAACGCCATGCTGGCAGCCTTGGCGATTCCGTTTCGCATCATCTACGTTTTATTGGCACCACTTACTTTCTCCATCGTTTATCTTTCGAAACAAACCATCATTCATGTGTTGCGCATTGAATACTCCGAAGAGAAACCGATTTTCGGGCTCACGGATTTGAATCATTACCTCAAAAACATGATGAAGGTGCGGCACGAAGACGAAGAAATTGAGTTGGATAAAAAGATATTGACCAACGCCATGGAATTTAAAACGGTGCGCATACGCGATTGCATGATCCCGCGCACGGAAGTAACAGCCATCAGTGTAGAAGATGGGATTGAAAAATTAAAAGAAACATTTATCCAAAGTGGCCACTCCAAAATTTTGATCTACAAAGAATCCATTGAAGATGTAATCGGCTACTGCCATTCGGCTGCACTGTTTAAAAAGCCGCAACGTATTGAAGATATTTTAACTCCCATCCCACTGGTGCAAGAAACCATGTTGGCCAACGACTTGATGGTTCAATTGATAAAAGAACGAAAAAGCGTGGCGTTGGTGGTGGATGAGTTTGGTGGCACTTCGGGCATTGTGAGCATGGAAGATGTGATTGAAGAAATTTTTGGTGAGATTGAAGACGAACACGACAACGATGATTTGGTAGAGATCAAAATAGAAGATAATCTCTATCGCTTCAGCGCGCGATTGGAAGTCGATTATCTAAACGAAAAATTCAAAATCAATTTGCCCACTGGGGAGTATGAAACGCTGGCTGGACTGATTTTGGCCTACACCGAAGATTTTCCCAAGCAAGGCGACACCATTATGATTGAAGGGCATTCGTTTACGATCGAAAAAACAGAAAACAAACGCATCGATACCGTGAAATTGGCGGTTGCAAGCCCAGAAGCCTAA
- the lptC gene encoding LPS export ABC transporter periplasmic protein LptC, with translation MREVFFKLAVCLFLFAACGKKEKQLPQVYEGPLRQAYDFTTYTTEKDKVKAFLKAKKVLEFQNGDREFPEGVYIEFFDSVGIVSSTLRANSAFYFKVENKWRGRGDVVVKNMQKNQQLNTEELFWKPDTQRIFTDKFVTIKDDNDVAYGTGLEAAQDMSTYTLKNPKGQMEVKEQ, from the coding sequence ATGCGGGAAGTGTTTTTTAAACTAGCCGTTTGCCTTTTTCTTTTTGCCGCCTGTGGCAAAAAAGAAAAACAGCTTCCCCAAGTGTATGAAGGTCCCTTGCGGCAGGCGTATGATTTTACTACTTACACCACCGAAAAAGATAAAGTAAAAGCCTTCCTAAAAGCCAAGAAAGTTTTGGAATTTCAAAATGGCGATCGCGAATTTCCAGAAGGTGTGTACATTGAATTTTTTGATTCGGTAGGCATCGTTTCTTCTACTTTGCGGGCAAACTCAGCTTTTTACTTTAAAGTTGAAAACAAATGGCGCGGCCGTGGCGATGTGGTGGTTAAAAACATGCAAAAAAATCAACAGCTAAACACTGAAGAATTGTTTTGGAAGCCCGACACACAGCGCATCTTCACCGATAAATTTGTGACCATCAAAGATGACAACGATGTGGCCTACGGCACTGGACTAGAAGCAGCTCAAGATATGTCTACCTACACCTTGAAAAACCCCAAAGGGCAGATGGAAGTGAAGGAGCAGTAA
- a CDS encoding type III pantothenate kinase, which translates to MNAVIDAGNTRAKAGVFLGKDLQEKCTFSSLEELKKFLSENTFDNVLISSVGISATAIAESANAKGLCLTLSHILPLPIKIKYATPHTLGVDRIAAVCGALDLFPQRDCLVIDAGTCITYEWLDKEANYYGGSISPGLDMRLKAMHTFTARLPLVNTNTEVDLVGDSTEHGMQSGAWYGVLAEIEGVIDRYKIKYPEIQVLVCGGNASLFENRLKHTIFAAPDLVLGGLNRILLHNAD; encoded by the coding sequence ATGAACGCAGTTATTGACGCAGGAAACACACGGGCAAAGGCGGGAGTCTTTTTAGGAAAAGATCTGCAAGAAAAATGTACGTTCAGTTCCCTAGAAGAATTGAAAAAATTTCTTTCAGAAAATACATTCGATAATGTGCTCATTAGCTCGGTTGGAATTTCGGCCACCGCAATTGCAGAAAGTGCCAATGCAAAAGGATTGTGCCTCACGCTCTCACACATCTTGCCATTGCCCATCAAAATAAAATACGCTACTCCCCATACTTTGGGTGTCGATCGCATTGCAGCGGTGTGTGGGGCGCTCGATTTATTTCCGCAGCGCGATTGCTTGGTGATTGATGCGGGCACGTGCATCACCTATGAGTGGTTGGACAAGGAAGCAAACTATTATGGCGGGTCTATCTCACCTGGATTGGACATGAGATTAAAAGCGATGCATACGTTTACTGCCCGCTTGCCGTTAGTCAATACAAATACGGAAGTTGATTTGGTAGGCGACAGCACCGAACATGGCATGCAAAGTGGTGCATGGTATGGGGTATTGGCAGAAATAGAGGGCGTTATCGACAGATACAAAATAAAATATCCGGAAATACAGGTATTGGTGTGCGGTGGCAACGCTTCTCTTTTTGAAAACAGGCTGAAACACACCATATTTGCAGCCCCCGATTTGGTTTTAGGCGGATTGAACAGGATTTTGCTACACAATGCAGATTAA
- a CDS encoding amino acid dehydrogenase has product MQNLLQKFENKRPEVVFEWKDSETEAEGWVVINSLRGGAAGGGTRMRVGLDKREVESLAKTMEVKFTVSGPPIGGAKSGINFDPNDPRKAGVLHRWYSAVMPLLKYYYGTGGDLNVDEIHEVIPHTEDVGIWHPQEGVFTGHYKPTEPQKVNRIGQLRQGVVKVIEDSTFTPDLNKKYTVADMCTGYGVAEAVKHYYELWGGQLKGKPSSAKAMEGRRVVVQGWGNVGAAAGFYLSQAGAKIVGILTREGGLINQAGFSHEEICKLVVDRDGNRLVTPDLLSFDTVNNKIWDLEFEVFIPAAASRLVNKEQVDKMMASKVEVFSCGANVPFADPQIFFGPTGLYADEKISVIPDFIANCGMARVFAYFMESEVAMDDASIFGDISKTIKTALEKTKKANPGKIKIAQASFEIALRQLVKS; this is encoded by the coding sequence ATGCAAAACTTGTTACAAAAGTTTGAAAACAAACGCCCCGAAGTTGTTTTTGAGTGGAAAGACAGTGAAACCGAAGCAGAAGGATGGGTGGTGATTAACTCGCTTCGTGGTGGCGCAGCCGGAGGAGGCACACGGATGCGCGTGGGTTTGGATAAGCGCGAGGTGGAATCGCTAGCCAAAACCATGGAGGTAAAATTTACCGTGAGCGGCCCGCCCATCGGTGGGGCAAAATCGGGCATTAATTTTGATCCCAACGATCCGCGCAAAGCAGGTGTTTTGCATCGATGGTATTCGGCAGTAATGCCATTGCTCAAATATTATTATGGCACTGGTGGAGATTTAAACGTAGATGAAATTCATGAAGTGATTCCGCACACCGAAGATGTTGGCATTTGGCATCCACAAGAGGGCGTATTCACGGGTCATTACAAGCCAACCGAGCCACAAAAAGTCAACCGCATTGGTCAATTGAGGCAAGGCGTGGTGAAGGTGATTGAAGATTCAACATTTACGCCTGATCTGAACAAAAAATATACAGTAGCCGATATGTGCACCGGTTACGGAGTGGCCGAGGCGGTGAAACATTATTATGAACTTTGGGGAGGGCAATTAAAAGGCAAGCCCTCCTCCGCCAAGGCTATGGAGGGCAGGCGTGTGGTAGTGCAAGGTTGGGGTAATGTGGGCGCTGCCGCGGGATTCTATTTATCGCAGGCCGGGGCAAAGATTGTAGGAATACTTACACGCGAAGGTGGACTTATTAACCAAGCAGGATTTAGTCACGAAGAGATTTGCAAACTAGTGGTGGATAGAGATGGAAATCGGTTGGTCACTCCGGATTTGCTTTCGTTCGATACGGTGAATAACAAAATTTGGGATTTGGAATTTGAAGTGTTCATTCCCGCTGCGGCATCGCGGTTAGTGAACAAAGAGCAAGTGGATAAAATGATGGCCTCCAAGGTGGAGGTATTCTCATGCGGTGCCAATGTGCCCTTTGCAGACCCTCAGATTTTCTTTGGCCCCACGGGTTTGTATGCCGATGAAAAGATTTCAGTCATCCCCGATTTTATTGCCAACTGTGGAATGGCGCGGGTGTTTGCTTATTTTATGGAAAGCGAAGTAGCCATGGATGACGCCAGTATTTTTGGTGACATCTCTAAAACTATAAAAACAGCCTTGGAAAAAACCAAAAAGGCGAATCCTGGAAAAATAAAAATTGCCCAAGCTTCTTTTGAGATTGCGTTGAGGCAATTGGTGAAATCTTAG
- a CDS encoding DUF4197 domain-containing protein: MKKFVLLATLFLGACTSAQINQAIGDANKILNTEKPLTSAEVGDGLKEALINGISKGADITSQLDGYFKNPEIKIPFPPDVKKVEDKLRQIGLGVEVDKFVMTLNRGAEDAAKESKPIFISAIKQMTIEDAWGILKGEPDAATNFLKRTTTAQLKEKFKPVVQNSLNKVNATKYYGDIVNNYNKIPFVDKVNPDLNDYATDMAIQGLFTMIAKEELNIRKDPVARTTELLKRVFGSQK, encoded by the coding sequence ATGAAGAAATTTGTCTTATTGGCAACCCTCTTTCTGGGTGCTTGCACGTCCGCGCAAATCAATCAAGCCATTGGCGATGCCAATAAAATATTGAATACGGAGAAACCCCTTACTTCAGCAGAAGTAGGAGATGGGCTTAAAGAAGCGTTGATCAATGGAATTAGCAAAGGAGCCGACATCACTTCTCAACTAGATGGCTATTTCAAAAATCCCGAAATCAAAATCCCATTTCCTCCTGATGTGAAAAAAGTAGAAGATAAACTGAGGCAAATTGGATTGGGTGTGGAGGTGGATAAGTTTGTGATGACCTTGAATCGCGGAGCGGAAGATGCAGCCAAAGAATCCAAACCGATTTTTATTTCTGCCATCAAACAAATGACCATTGAAGATGCATGGGGAATATTGAAAGGTGAGCCCGATGCGGCCACCAATTTTTTGAAGCGAACCACTACTGCGCAATTGAAAGAAAAGTTTAAGCCAGTAGTTCAGAACTCGTTGAATAAAGTAAATGCCACAAAATATTATGGTGATATTGTTAATAACTACAATAAGATTCCGTTTGTTGATAAAGTAAATCCAGATTTGAATGACTATGCAACAGACATGGCCATTCAAGGCTTGTTTACCATGATTGCCAAGGAAGAATTGAACATCCGCAAAGACCCAGTGGCACGCACAACTGAGTTGCTAAAAAGGGTTTTTGGTTCACAGAAATGA
- a CDS encoding type II toxin-antitoxin system VapC family toxin: MKEALIDTDILSYYFRGYATVTNRLATYLDYFDRLNISIITYFEILSGLLINDSRNQLRKFEEFCRTNTIVNTTISSVAISSQIVAHLQKKGMLIDNQDILIAGIALENNLVLVTNNEKHFARIPNLIIENWKKYE, from the coding sequence ATGAAAGAGGCTCTCATTGATACGGACATCTTATCTTATTACTTTAGAGGCTATGCAACTGTAACCAATCGCTTAGCTACTTATCTTGATTACTTTGACAGACTTAATATTTCCATTATTACTTATTTTGAAATATTAAGTGGGCTGCTCATTAACGACTCTCGTAATCAGCTAAGAAAATTTGAAGAATTTTGTAGAACCAATACAATAGTCAACACAACGATAAGTTCTGTTGCCATTTCTTCTCAAATCGTTGCTCACCTTCAAAAGAAAGGCATGCTGATTGACAATCAAGATATATTGATTGCAGGAATTGCACTTGAGAATAATTTGGTATTGGTAACAAATAATGAGAAGCACTTTGCCAGAATCCCAAATTTGATAATTGAAAATTGGAAAAAATATGAATAA
- the paaN gene encoding phenylacetic acid degradation protein PaaN, with protein MNKLFEKHQPILTKAIEALHARTFYAAYPENPSPATYGETADADGQAKFKASLGKKFEELKQTNADGWAGQEESPYLQEPLKISYPTFSTASLISKSKLAFHQWRKVSAQDRAGILIESLERVKARFFEIAYATMHTTGQGYMMSFQASGPHAADRALEAIAAGFEELQRFPAKALWDKPMGKFTIQLNKEWRAVPKGISVVIGCSTFPTWNSVTGIYGSLMTGNSVLVKPHPGAILPIAIFVAEIQKVLEENKLDVNICQLAADTFDKMITKELAEHRDVKLIDFTGNSVFGSYLEALPGKTVFTEKTGVNSVIIDSAEDVDKVAANLAFSVNLYSGQMCTAPQNFYIPAKGIETPNGVVSFDQFAEKFVANINGLIDNPKAGPFVLGAVQNRKTNERVLEAEKLPGKVWLKSRVFENPLFKNARVATPVVVEMEASKKEIFSKELFGPIALLIKTKDTDESIALAQEMAMRHGAISCGAYTTNTIVKEKIADEMALAATPVSFNLTGGIYMNQNAAFSDFHVTGGNPSGNASFTNPEYVTKRFTWVGHREPVKA; from the coding sequence ATGAATAAACTTTTCGAGAAACATCAACCCATTCTTACTAAAGCTATTGAAGCTTTGCATGCGCGTACTTTCTATGCTGCCTATCCAGAAAATCCATCTCCGGCTACTTATGGTGAAACGGCAGATGCGGATGGCCAAGCAAAGTTCAAAGCGTCACTTGGTAAAAAATTTGAAGAACTAAAACAAACCAATGCCGATGGCTGGGCAGGACAAGAAGAATCGCCTTACCTGCAAGAGCCACTGAAAATTTCTTATCCTACTTTTTCAACTGCTTCCTTGATTTCAAAATCGAAACTGGCTTTCCATCAATGGAGGAAAGTGAGCGCACAAGATCGTGCAGGAATTTTGATTGAATCGTTGGAACGAGTAAAGGCGCGTTTTTTTGAAATAGCCTATGCCACCATGCACACCACCGGGCAAGGCTACATGATGTCATTTCAGGCATCGGGGCCACACGCAGCCGACCGCGCGTTGGAAGCCATTGCCGCTGGCTTCGAAGAGTTACAGCGCTTTCCAGCTAAAGCACTTTGGGATAAACCCATGGGTAAGTTTACCATTCAACTGAACAAAGAGTGGAGAGCGGTGCCAAAGGGAATTTCCGTAGTGATTGGTTGCTCCACTTTTCCTACTTGGAATTCCGTTACTGGAATTTATGGTAGTTTGATGACGGGCAATTCAGTCCTAGTGAAACCTCACCCTGGGGCGATTTTGCCCATCGCCATTTTTGTGGCTGAAATTCAAAAGGTATTGGAGGAAAATAAGTTGGATGTAAACATCTGTCAGTTGGCAGCCGACACATTCGATAAAATGATTACGAAAGAACTGGCTGAACATCGGGATGTGAAGTTGATTGACTTTACAGGTAATTCTGTGTTCGGTTCCTATCTCGAAGCATTGCCCGGTAAAACAGTTTTCACTGAAAAGACAGGCGTGAATTCAGTGATTATCGATTCGGCTGAAGACGTGGACAAGGTAGCAGCAAATTTAGCGTTCTCGGTTAATCTTTATAGCGGACAAATGTGTACCGCTCCGCAAAATTTTTATATCCCCGCCAAGGGAATTGAAACCCCGAATGGCGTTGTTTCATTCGATCAGTTTGCAGAAAAGTTTGTGGCCAACATCAACGGATTGATTGATAATCCGAAAGCAGGACCATTCGTGTTGGGCGCGGTGCAAAATAGAAAAACAAACGAGCGCGTGTTGGAAGCGGAGAAACTGCCCGGCAAGGTTTGGTTGAAGAGCCGCGTGTTTGAAAACCCACTATTTAAAAATGCGCGCGTTGCTACTCCAGTGGTCGTTGAGATGGAGGCATCTAAAAAAGAAATTTTTAGCAAAGAACTATTTGGACCAATTGCGCTGCTCATCAAAACAAAAGACACAGACGAATCAATTGCATTGGCACAAGAGATGGCGATGCGGCATGGAGCCATTTCATGTGGTGCCTACACTACCAATACAATTGTGAAAGAAAAAATTGCCGATGAGATGGCACTGGCCGCTACTCCTGTTTCGTTTAACCTAACAGGTGGAATTTACATGAATCAAAATGCTGCGTTCTCTGATTTTCATGTTACAGGTGGTAATCCTTCGGGCAATGCATCGTTCACCAATCCAGAGTATGTGACCAAGCGGTTTACGTGGGTGGGCCATCGAGAGCCGGTGAAAGCTTAG
- a CDS encoding sigma-70 family RNA polymerase sigma factor — protein sequence MRQLKISKQITNRESQSLDKYLQEIGKVDLITSEVEVELAKRIREGDQVALEKLTKANLRFVVSVAKQYQNSGLTLGDLINEGNLGLIKAAKRFDETRGFKFISYAVWWIRQSIMQALAEQSRIVRLPLNRVGSLTKISKTFSDLEQKFQREPSTEEVAEVIGVTNEEVLANMKVSGRHVSMDAPFVNGEENSLLDVLSDANASTPDSELMSDSLTREVQRALATLTEREAQVLSLYFGLNRIEAMTLEEIGEEFNLTRERVRQIKEKATRRLRHTSRSKGLKSYLG from the coding sequence ATGAGACAACTAAAGATCAGTAAGCAAATCACCAACCGCGAGAGCCAATCACTTGATAAGTACTTGCAAGAGATTGGAAAGGTAGATTTGATTACTTCTGAAGTGGAAGTAGAATTGGCCAAGCGCATCCGCGAAGGCGACCAAGTGGCACTTGAAAAACTAACGAAAGCGAACCTTCGCTTTGTGGTCTCGGTGGCGAAACAATACCAGAACAGTGGCCTTACGCTGGGCGATTTAATCAATGAAGGTAATCTTGGCTTGATCAAGGCAGCCAAGCGATTTGATGAAACACGCGGCTTTAAATTTATATCGTATGCTGTGTGGTGGATTCGCCAATCGATTATGCAGGCTTTGGCAGAGCAATCGCGTATTGTACGGTTGCCTTTAAATCGGGTGGGTTCACTCACCAAAATTTCAAAAACATTCTCTGACCTCGAACAGAAATTTCAGCGCGAACCATCTACGGAAGAGGTAGCAGAAGTAATTGGTGTCACCAATGAAGAAGTGCTTGCCAATATGAAAGTATCTGGCCGCCATGTTTCCATGGATGCGCCTTTTGTAAATGGTGAAGAAAACAGTTTGTTGGATGTTTTGTCGGATGCCAATGCCTCCACACCTGATTCTGAACTAATGAGCGACTCGCTGACACGAGAAGTACAGCGCGCCTTGGCAACGCTAACGGAACGAGAAGCGCAAGTATTGAGCTTGTATTTTGGATTGAACAGAATCGAAGCGATGACGTTGGAGGAAATTGGTGAAGAATTTAATTTGACACGTGAGCGTGTTCGGCAGATAAAAGAAAAAGCAACGCGCAGATTGCGTCATACCTCTCGCAGCAAAGGGCTTAAATCTTACTTAGGATAG
- a CDS encoding cold shock domain-containing protein has product MQGTVKFFNETKGFGFITPSNSGEDIFVHASGLVDQIRENDKVEYEEERGKKGMNAVNVTLVN; this is encoded by the coding sequence ATGCAAGGAACAGTAAAGTTTTTTAATGAGACCAAAGGTTTTGGATTCATTACACCCTCTAATTCAGGCGAAGACATCTTCGTACATGCTTCAGGTTTGGTTGACCAAATTCGCGAAAACGATAAGGTTGAATACGAAGAAGAAAGAGGCAAGAAAGGAATGAATGCCGTTAATGTTACCCTAGTGAACTAA
- a CDS encoding DUF2147 domain-containing protein, which produces MKKLILLNTLCLLTVICFAQSEGDAILGVWETGSGKARVKIDKVGDKFFGKVVWLREPLNEEGKPKVDKNNPDEKLRTVPLLGYKLIKDFSFKGEKAWEDGTIYDPENGSTYSCTIKMTDENTLDVRGFIGVSLFGRTDVWKRIQLKKK; this is translated from the coding sequence ATGAAAAAGCTTATTCTTTTAAACACTCTTTGCTTACTAACTGTAATTTGTTTTGCCCAGTCTGAAGGAGACGCTATTTTGGGCGTTTGGGAAACAGGCAGTGGAAAAGCTCGGGTAAAAATTGACAAAGTGGGGGACAAATTTTTCGGAAAAGTAGTGTGGCTACGCGAGCCGCTAAACGAAGAAGGGAAACCCAAGGTTGATAAAAATAATCCCGATGAAAAACTTCGTACCGTGCCATTGCTGGGATACAAATTGATAAAAGATTTTTCTTTCAAAGGTGAAAAAGCTTGGGAGGATGGCACGATTTACGACCCCGAAAACGGAAGTACTTACAGTTGCACCATAAAAATGACCGATGAAAATACCCTTGATGTGAGAGGCTTTATTGGAGTTTCGCTCTTTGGTCGCACCGATGTGTGGAAACGCATACAACTAAAGAAGAAATAA